One Synechococcus sp. CC9605 genomic window carries:
- a CDS encoding aspartate-semialdehyde dehydrogenase, which translates to MSSTLPNRPLNVAVLGASGAVGQELLLLLEERRFPVGELKLLASARSAGQTQTWNGRTLTVEEVSAQSFEGVDLVLASAGGSVSKQWREAITAAGAVMVDNSSAFRMEEGVPLVVPEVNPDAAFVHRGVIANPNCTTILLTLALAPLAAMRVMRRVVVSTYQSASGAGARAMEELKNLSQTVLDGGTPKGEVLPYSLAFNLFLHNSPLQANSYCEEEMKMVNETRKIMGLPDLRFTATCVRVPVLRAHSEAVNIEFESPFPVDEARELLAAAPGVELIDDSAANRFPMPTDVTGRDPVAIGRIRQDISNANALELWLCGDQIRKGAALNAVQIAELLIQK; encoded by the coding sequence TTGTCTTCGACCCTTCCCAATCGCCCTCTCAACGTTGCAGTTCTCGGTGCCAGCGGTGCTGTTGGTCAGGAGCTGCTGTTGCTGCTTGAGGAGCGCCGTTTCCCCGTTGGCGAGCTGAAGCTGCTGGCGTCGGCCCGTTCGGCCGGCCAGACCCAAACCTGGAATGGCCGCACCCTCACGGTGGAAGAGGTCTCGGCTCAATCTTTTGAAGGGGTCGATTTGGTGCTGGCGTCAGCCGGTGGTTCTGTATCCAAGCAGTGGCGCGAGGCGATCACCGCCGCCGGTGCAGTGATGGTGGATAACTCCAGTGCCTTCCGGATGGAGGAGGGTGTGCCGCTGGTGGTGCCCGAGGTCAATCCCGATGCGGCCTTCGTCCACAGGGGCGTGATCGCCAACCCGAATTGCACAACGATCCTGCTCACCTTGGCTTTGGCTCCTTTGGCTGCCATGCGGGTGATGCGCCGGGTGGTGGTGAGCACTTACCAATCCGCCAGTGGTGCCGGTGCCCGGGCCATGGAAGAGCTCAAAAACCTTTCGCAGACGGTGCTGGATGGCGGCACTCCGAAAGGAGAGGTGCTGCCTTACTCCCTGGCGTTCAACCTCTTTCTGCACAACTCTCCCTTGCAGGCCAACAGCTATTGCGAAGAGGAGATGAAGATGGTGAACGAGACCCGCAAGATCATGGGTCTGCCGGATCTGCGCTTCACCGCCACCTGCGTGCGGGTGCCCGTGCTGCGGGCGCATTCCGAAGCGGTGAACATCGAGTTCGAGTCCCCCTTCCCGGTTGATGAGGCACGTGAGCTGCTCGCGGCTGCACCTGGTGTGGAGTTGATTGACGATTCGGCGGCGAACCGTTTCCCGATGCCGACGGATGTGACCGGTCGCGACCCGGTGGCGATCGGACGGATCCGGCAGGACATCAGTAATGCCAATGCTCTGGAGCTCTGGCTGTGTGGTGACCAGATCCGCAAGGGAGCGGCGCTCAACGCTGTTCAGATCGCTGAACTGTTGATTCAGAAGTGA
- the dapA gene encoding 4-hydroxy-tetrahydrodipicolinate synthase, whose amino-acid sequence MTQAATLSPTPFGRVVTAMVTPFDASGAVDLSVAANLARHLVEQGSDGLLVCGTTGESPTLSWDEQLQLLQAVRDAVGSDAKVLAGTGSNSTAEAVEATKEAAAAGADGALVVVPYYNKPPQEGLEAHFRAIAEAAPELPLMLYNIPGRTGCSIAPATVARLMDCPNVVSFKAASGTTEEVTALRLACGPQLAIYSGDDGLTLPMLAVGAVGVVSVGSHVAGPEIRAMIEAYLNGDGASALALHDALIPLFKALFATTNPIPVKAALELNGWSVGAPRPPLCSLSDDMKRSLSNAMAALRQT is encoded by the coding sequence ATGACTCAGGCCGCCACCCTCTCGCCAACGCCCTTTGGCCGTGTGGTCACCGCGATGGTGACCCCCTTTGATGCCAGCGGTGCTGTGGATCTCAGCGTTGCCGCAAACCTGGCCCGGCATCTCGTGGAACAGGGCTCCGATGGATTGCTGGTCTGCGGCACCACCGGTGAATCGCCGACCCTCAGCTGGGACGAGCAGTTGCAGCTTCTGCAGGCAGTGCGTGATGCCGTTGGCAGTGACGCCAAGGTGTTAGCGGGCACCGGCAGCAACTCCACAGCCGAAGCGGTGGAGGCCACCAAAGAAGCAGCGGCGGCTGGCGCGGATGGCGCTCTCGTTGTTGTGCCCTATTACAACAAGCCTCCCCAAGAGGGGCTGGAGGCCCATTTCCGGGCCATCGCTGAAGCGGCTCCTGAGCTGCCATTGATGCTTTACAACATCCCTGGCCGCACCGGCTGCAGCATAGCCCCGGCCACGGTGGCCCGGCTGATGGACTGCCCCAACGTGGTAAGTTTCAAGGCCGCCAGCGGCACCACTGAAGAGGTCACTGCGCTGCGCCTGGCCTGCGGTCCGCAGTTGGCGATTTACAGCGGTGACGACGGCCTCACCCTGCCGATGCTTGCGGTGGGTGCCGTTGGCGTGGTGAGTGTGGGCAGCCATGTGGCGGGCCCTGAGATCCGCGCCATGATCGAGGCCTATCTGAATGGCGATGGTGCCTCCGCACTCGCCCTGCACGACGCGTTGATTCCTCTGTTCAAGGCCCTGTTCGCCACCACCAATCCGATTCCCGTCAAGGCTGCCCTGGAACTCAATGGCTGGTCTGTCGGTGCACCCCGTCCGCCCCTGTGCTCACTCTCTGACGACATGAAACGTTCGCTTTCCAACGCCATGGCCGCCCTCCGTCAGACCTAG
- a CDS encoding ribonuclease J yields MANNARSSKGQEPCLRVIPLGGLHEIGKNTCVFEYGDDLMLVDAGLAFPSDGMHGVNVVLPDTSFLRENQKRIRGMIVTHGHEDHIGGIAHHLKHFNIPVIYGPRLALSMLTGKMDEAGVRDRTTLQTVAPRDVVKVGQHFSVEFIRNTHSMADSFSLAISTPVGTVIFTGDFKFDHTPVDGENFDMARLAHHGDKGVLCLFSDSTNSEVPGFCPPERSVFPNLDRHIANAEGRVIVTTFASSIHRVSMILELALKNGRKVGLLGRSMLNVIAKARELGYMRAPDELFVPIKQINDVPDRETLLLMTGSQGEPLAALSRISRGEHPQVKVKTTDTIIFSASPIPGNTISVVNTIDKLMMLGAKVVYGKGEGIHVSGHGFQEDQKLMLALTRPKFFVPVHGEHRMLVQHSRTGHAMGVPVDNTLIIDNGDVVELTPDSIRKGNAVKAGIELLDQSRNGIVDARVLKERQQLAEDGVVTILAAISTDGAMVAPPRVNLRGVVTTADARKMSLWVEREIKWVLENRWKQLCRNTGGKAPEVDWMGVQREVEVGLGRRMRRELQVEPLILCLVQPAPGGTPVYKGRADAEPDDRPAPRGRGGRGGGSPYGRRNGGGGGTPAPVRNNQGNGRSGSATPAPVRAAAATAVVEKVAPQPVAEKAAPASPEPEMPAGRTRRRRSAAS; encoded by the coding sequence ATGGCCAACAACGCGAGATCCAGCAAGGGTCAGGAGCCCTGCCTTCGGGTGATCCCCCTGGGCGGTCTGCACGAGATCGGTAAGAACACCTGTGTGTTCGAGTACGGCGATGACCTGATGCTGGTGGATGCCGGTCTGGCCTTCCCTAGCGACGGCATGCACGGGGTGAATGTGGTGCTCCCCGACACCAGTTTCCTTCGCGAGAACCAGAAGCGGATCCGCGGCATGATCGTCACCCATGGTCATGAAGACCACATCGGTGGCATCGCCCATCACCTCAAGCACTTCAACATTCCGGTGATCTACGGGCCGCGGCTGGCCCTCTCGATGCTCACCGGCAAGATGGATGAGGCCGGTGTTCGCGACCGCACCACCCTGCAGACCGTCGCTCCGCGCGATGTGGTGAAGGTGGGTCAGCACTTCTCCGTGGAGTTCATCCGCAACACCCACTCGATGGCCGACAGCTTCTCGCTGGCCATCTCCACACCGGTGGGAACGGTGATCTTCACGGGGGATTTCAAGTTCGACCACACCCCGGTCGACGGCGAAAACTTCGACATGGCCCGCCTCGCCCACCACGGTGACAAGGGAGTTCTCTGTCTGTTCAGCGATTCAACCAACTCCGAGGTTCCTGGCTTCTGCCCGCCGGAACGCTCGGTGTTCCCCAACCTAGATCGCCACATCGCCAATGCAGAAGGGCGGGTGATCGTCACCACCTTCGCCAGCTCGATTCATCGCGTGTCGATGATTTTGGAGCTGGCCCTGAAGAACGGCCGCAAGGTGGGGCTGCTGGGCCGCTCGATGCTCAATGTGATCGCCAAGGCGCGGGAACTGGGCTACATGCGCGCGCCGGATGAATTGTTTGTGCCGATCAAACAGATCAACGATGTGCCCGATCGTGAAACGCTGCTGCTGATGACCGGCAGCCAGGGTGAGCCGCTGGCCGCCCTGAGCCGCATCTCCCGTGGTGAGCATCCCCAGGTGAAGGTGAAGACCACCGACACGATCATCTTCTCGGCCAGCCCGATTCCGGGAAACACGATTTCCGTGGTGAACACCATCGACAAGCTGATGATGCTGGGCGCCAAGGTCGTTTACGGCAAGGGTGAAGGCATCCATGTCTCCGGCCATGGCTTCCAGGAAGACCAGAAACTGATGCTGGCCCTCACCAGGCCCAAGTTCTTCGTGCCGGTGCACGGTGAGCACCGGATGCTGGTTCAGCACTCCCGCACCGGTCATGCGATGGGGGTCCCGGTCGACAACACCCTGATCATCGACAACGGTGATGTGGTGGAGCTCACCCCGGATTCGATCCGCAAGGGCAATGCCGTGAAGGCGGGCATCGAGCTGCTGGATCAATCCCGCAACGGCATCGTCGATGCTCGGGTGCTGAAGGAACGCCAGCAGCTGGCGGAAGATGGCGTGGTGACGATCCTTGCCGCCATTAGCACCGATGGCGCCATGGTGGCTCCGCCGCGGGTGAACCTGCGCGGTGTGGTCACCACAGCCGATGCCCGCAAGATGTCGTTGTGGGTGGAGCGCGAAATCAAGTGGGTGCTTGAGAATCGCTGGAAGCAGCTCTGCCGCAACACCGGTGGCAAGGCACCCGAGGTGGACTGGATGGGTGTGCAGCGCGAAGTGGAGGTAGGCCTTGGCCGCCGGATGCGCCGTGAACTTCAGGTGGAGCCGCTGATCCTGTGTCTGGTTCAGCCGGCTCCTGGTGGCACACCGGTTTACAAGGGCCGTGCTGATGCTGAGCCCGATGACCGTCCAGCCCCCCGCGGTCGCGGGGGTCGTGGCGGTGGCTCTCCCTATGGCCGTCGCAACGGCGGTGGCGGTGGAACCCCCGCTCCGGTGCGAAACAACCAGGGCAATGGTCGGTCTGGCTCGGCAACACCGGCCCCCGTTCGTGCCGCTGCGGCAACCGCAGTGGTGGAGAAAGTGGCTCCTCAACCGGTGGCTGAAAAGGCAGCCCCAGCTTCCCCGGAGCCGGAGATGCCTGCAGGCCGCACCCGTCGTCGTCGTTCAGCGGCCAGCTGA
- a CDS encoding aspartate kinase, translating into MALLVQKFGGTSVGSVERIRAVADRIGRCREEGHDVVVVVSAMGHTTDELTGLANAITSAPTQREMDMLLASGEQVSIALLAMALNAQGVSATSMTGPQVGIATESTHGRARILGIRTDRIRNRLAAGQVVVVAGFQGTSTSSDGLNEITTLGRGGSDTSAVALAAALGADACEIYTDVPGVLSTDPRKVSDAQLMETISCDEMLELASLGASVLHPRAVEIARNYGVNLVVRSSWSDAPGTRITSRSARPISSSGLELGSPVDGMEEVDGQAVLALSQIPDQPGIAARLFETLSEAGINVDLIIQATHEGSSNDITFTVSEADLELARPVCQKVLDQLGGDLASEGGLTKLSISGAGIMGRPGIAAGLFKCLCQQGINLRLIATSEVKVSCVIDSGAGSKAVQAVQEAFALEDSQIRINPTDNGSGEPEVRGVALDRDQVQLSVRHVPDRPGTAAALCSALADNSISLDAIVQSERQHSDGSRDITFILRKDDRARADVALAPLLAQWPGAALEDGEAIARVSAVGAGMPATPGTAGRMFRALADAGINIGLIATSEIRTSCVVAEDAGVQALQVVHAGFGLGGEERHTAQGTASPHDPD; encoded by the coding sequence ATGGCCCTCCTGGTGCAGAAATTCGGGGGCACCTCCGTCGGCAGCGTGGAACGCATCAGGGCGGTGGCTGATCGGATCGGACGTTGCCGTGAGGAAGGGCACGACGTGGTCGTTGTGGTCTCCGCTATGGGCCACACCACCGATGAATTAACGGGTCTGGCCAACGCCATCACCTCTGCCCCCACCCAGCGGGAGATGGACATGCTGTTGGCCAGTGGCGAACAGGTGTCGATCGCCTTGCTGGCGATGGCCTTGAACGCCCAGGGGGTCAGTGCGACATCGATGACCGGTCCACAGGTGGGCATCGCCACGGAATCCACCCATGGCCGGGCCCGGATCCTTGGGATTCGCACCGACCGAATCCGCAACCGCCTCGCAGCTGGCCAGGTGGTGGTGGTTGCTGGTTTCCAGGGCACCAGCACCAGCAGCGATGGCCTCAACGAAATCACCACCCTCGGGCGCGGAGGCTCCGACACTTCTGCTGTCGCCCTGGCGGCGGCCCTGGGTGCCGATGCCTGCGAGATCTACACCGACGTTCCGGGTGTGCTCAGCACCGATCCGCGCAAAGTGTCCGATGCCCAGCTGATGGAGACGATCAGCTGCGACGAAATGCTGGAACTCGCCAGCCTTGGGGCCTCCGTGCTGCATCCCAGGGCCGTTGAAATCGCCCGAAACTACGGCGTGAACCTTGTGGTGCGCTCCAGCTGGAGCGATGCCCCCGGCACCCGGATCACCAGCCGTTCAGCCCGTCCGATCAGCAGCAGTGGCCTGGAGCTCGGCAGTCCCGTGGATGGGATGGAGGAAGTGGACGGACAGGCCGTGCTCGCCCTCTCCCAGATTCCCGATCAGCCTGGGATTGCCGCACGACTGTTTGAAACCCTCTCTGAGGCAGGAATCAATGTGGACCTGATCATTCAGGCCACCCATGAGGGCAGCAGCAACGACATCACCTTCACGGTGTCGGAAGCGGATCTCGAGCTGGCCCGCCCTGTCTGCCAGAAGGTGCTGGATCAACTGGGCGGCGATCTGGCCTCCGAAGGAGGGCTAACGAAGCTCAGCATCAGCGGGGCCGGAATCATGGGGCGCCCTGGAATTGCCGCCGGCCTGTTCAAGTGCTTGTGTCAGCAGGGCATCAACCTGCGCCTGATCGCCACCAGTGAGGTGAAGGTGAGCTGCGTGATCGACTCCGGCGCCGGCAGCAAGGCGGTTCAAGCCGTGCAAGAGGCCTTCGCCCTGGAGGACTCGCAAATCCGCATCAACCCCACCGACAACGGCAGCGGGGAACCAGAAGTGCGCGGCGTCGCCCTCGACCGCGACCAGGTGCAACTGAGTGTTCGCCACGTGCCCGATCGTCCCGGCACCGCAGCAGCGCTGTGTTCAGCCCTGGCAGACAACAGCATCAGCCTCGATGCGATCGTTCAATCGGAACGTCAGCACAGCGACGGATCGCGGGACATCACCTTCATCCTGCGCAAAGACGACCGTGCCCGCGCCGATGTGGCCCTGGCACCTCTGCTGGCCCAGTGGCCCGGTGCTGCCCTGGAGGACGGCGAAGCCATTGCCCGGGTGAGTGCTGTGGGCGCGGGAATGCCGGCAACGCCAGGGACGGCAGGGCGCATGTTCCGTGCGCTGGCGGATGCAGGCATCAACATTGGCCTGATCGCCACCAGCGAAATCAGAACCAGCTGTGTGGTGGCCGAAGATGCTGGCGTTCAAGCGCTCCAGGTGGTGCACGCCGGATTCGGACTGGGAGGTGAAGAGCGTCACACCGCCCAAGGCACCGCTTCACCGCACGACCCCGACTAA
- the holA gene encoding DNA polymerase III subunit delta yields MPIHLLWGDDAAARDRAINALIGQVVDPSWSSLNLSRLDGADAGQALQALEEARTPPFATGERLVLLQRSPFCNGCPSELADRFEAALELIPDSSHLVLVNPAKPDGRLRTTKALQKRIKSGIDQEQSFPLPAAWDGNGQRQLVRRTAEALALKVEPDAIDALVEAIGTDSARLESELRKLSLQDTSISAARVQELVGGRSTNALAVGDALLEGNPGEAIARWDALIEAGEPALRIVATLTGQIRGWLWVSLLEQQGERDVAVIAKAAGIGNPKRIYVMRKKLQGRPTKRFLSLLGRLLEVEARLKRGAQPGDAFRDGLLG; encoded by the coding sequence ATGCCGATCCATCTGCTCTGGGGTGATGACGCCGCTGCGCGGGATCGGGCCATCAATGCCCTGATCGGCCAGGTTGTCGACCCCAGCTGGAGCAGCCTCAACCTCAGCCGCCTTGATGGGGCGGACGCTGGTCAGGCCCTGCAGGCCCTCGAGGAGGCCCGTACCCCTCCCTTCGCCACTGGCGAACGGCTGGTGCTGTTGCAGCGCAGTCCGTTCTGCAATGGCTGCCCAAGCGAGCTGGCCGACCGGTTTGAGGCCGCCCTCGAGCTCATCCCGGACAGCAGCCACCTGGTGCTGGTGAACCCGGCCAAACCTGATGGTCGCCTACGCACCACCAAAGCCCTGCAGAAGCGGATCAAAAGCGGGATCGATCAGGAGCAAAGTTTCCCGCTGCCAGCGGCCTGGGATGGCAACGGCCAGCGCCAGCTGGTGCGACGCACGGCCGAGGCCCTGGCCCTGAAGGTTGAGCCGGATGCCATCGATGCCCTGGTGGAGGCCATCGGCACCGACAGCGCCCGGCTGGAATCGGAACTGCGCAAACTCTCCCTTCAGGACACCAGCATTTCCGCTGCACGGGTGCAGGAGCTGGTGGGGGGACGCTCCACCAACGCTCTGGCTGTGGGCGATGCACTTCTGGAGGGCAACCCCGGCGAAGCGATCGCCCGCTGGGATGCCCTGATCGAAGCAGGGGAACCAGCTCTGCGCATCGTGGCCACCCTCACTGGTCAGATCCGCGGCTGGCTCTGGGTGAGCCTGCTGGAACAGCAGGGGGAACGGGATGTGGCCGTGATCGCCAAGGCCGCTGGGATCGGTAACCCCAAACGCATCTACGTGATGCGCAAGAAGCTGCAGGGCCGCCCGACCAAACGCTTCCTCTCGCTGCTAGGCCGTCTCCTCGAGGTGGAGGCACGGCTGAAACGCGGCGCCCAACCGGGCGATGCCTTCCGCGACGGCCTTTTGGGCTAA
- a CDS encoding precorrin-8X methylmutase: MDRHGLMMAWMAQDHPIFTESIRRIRAALGDTGLPPLQQQVLERLVHSSGDLSLGTLLRFSEGACEQGLAALKQGAPILTDTAMAAAAVAPMAQRTLGTAVHTVLEWAPEAVPAGSTRTAAGMQRAWRALAEASPAPVVLIGSAPTALEVLLQQVAAGAPAPSLVIGMPVGFVGVSESKKHLAASGLVQIRLESSRGGAGLVAAAVNALLRAAAAPAHPPSS; the protein is encoded by the coding sequence ATGGATCGGCATGGGTTGATGATGGCGTGGATGGCCCAGGACCACCCGATCTTCACCGAAAGCATCCGGCGGATCCGGGCGGCTCTGGGGGACACGGGCCTGCCGCCGCTGCAACAGCAGGTGCTGGAACGGCTGGTGCACAGCAGCGGCGATCTTTCATTGGGAACACTGCTGCGGTTCAGTGAGGGGGCCTGTGAGCAGGGTTTGGCAGCGCTGAAGCAGGGAGCGCCGATCCTGACGGACACCGCGATGGCGGCGGCGGCGGTGGCCCCGATGGCCCAACGGACTCTGGGCACTGCCGTGCACACGGTGCTGGAGTGGGCACCTGAGGCGGTACCGGCGGGTTCAACGCGTACGGCGGCGGGCATGCAGCGGGCCTGGCGCGCGCTCGCGGAGGCGTCACCGGCTCCGGTGGTGCTGATCGGCAGTGCGCCGACCGCCCTTGAGGTGCTGTTGCAGCAGGTGGCCGCCGGTGCTCCAGCCCCCAGCTTGGTGATCGGCATGCCGGTGGGGTTTGTGGGGGTATCGGAAAGCAAGAAGCATTTGGCGGCCAGTGGCCTGGTCCAGATCCGTTTGGAGAGCAGCAGGGGTGGAGCGGGTCTGGTGGCCGCGGCGGTCAATGCTCTGCTTCGCGCTGCTGCAGCACCAGCTCACCCCCCCTCCAGCTGA
- the tilS gene encoding tRNA lysidine(34) synthetase TilS: MGETHPTSLGWTSWHDRLHRRLLMQPQLLPKGSSLLLAVSGGQDSMALLALLQDLAPLHGWGLNLWHGDHGWHDNSSRIAAELSSWCKQRQLSLQVDQAAPGEVPSEAKARQWRYERLAQRGNQAGADVVTGHTASDRAETMLLQLARGSDLAGLAALPSVRPLSPEGPRLRRPLLHLQRRDTLQICRDLALPIWEDPSNQSPEFARNRIRQEVLPVLEELHPGCSQRISDLAERVSQVRDSQTELSQMALELLQTAAGLDRRGLGALSSATRRLLLAQWLQQQGVPAPPASQLNELSRRLESGAPSGAADLAGGWQLSWRGGELVLQQREAEH; this comes from the coding sequence GTGGGGGAAACGCACCCCACCTCCTTGGGCTGGACGTCCTGGCATGACCGCCTGCACCGGCGCCTGCTGATGCAGCCGCAGCTGCTGCCCAAGGGCAGCTCTCTGCTGCTGGCGGTGTCCGGCGGACAAGACTCCATGGCCCTGCTGGCGTTGCTGCAAGATCTGGCGCCATTGCATGGCTGGGGCCTGAACCTGTGGCACGGCGATCACGGCTGGCACGACAACTCCAGCCGAATCGCCGCGGAACTGAGCAGCTGGTGCAAGCAGCGGCAGCTCTCCCTGCAAGTGGACCAGGCAGCGCCGGGAGAGGTGCCCAGCGAAGCCAAAGCCCGGCAATGGCGTTACGAACGGCTGGCCCAGCGGGGCAACCAAGCGGGCGCCGATGTGGTGACGGGCCACACCGCCAGCGACAGGGCCGAAACGATGCTGCTGCAGCTGGCCCGCGGCAGCGACCTGGCCGGCCTGGCAGCCCTGCCCAGCGTTCGCCCCCTCAGCCCGGAAGGCCCCCGACTGCGCCGGCCGCTGCTGCACCTGCAGCGCAGAGACACCCTCCAGATCTGCCGGGACCTGGCCCTGCCGATCTGGGAGGACCCCAGCAACCAATCCCCCGAGTTCGCCCGCAATCGGATTCGCCAGGAGGTGCTGCCCGTGCTCGAGGAACTGCATCCGGGCTGCAGTCAGCGGATCAGCGATCTGGCCGAACGGGTGTCCCAGGTGCGGGACAGTCAGACGGAACTCAGCCAGATGGCTCTGGAGCTTCTGCAAACCGCTGCCGGCCTGGACCGCCGCGGCCTGGGGGCGTTGAGCTCAGCCACCCGCCGCCTGCTGCTGGCGCAGTGGCTGCAGCAGCAGGGGGTACCAGCCCCGCCTGCCAGCCAGCTCAACGAGCTCAGCCGGCGACTGGAAAGCGGTGCCCCCAGCGGTGCGGCCGATCTTGCCGGAGGCTGGCAACTCAGCTGGAGGGGGGGTGAGCTGGTGCTGCAGCAGCGCGAAGCAGAGCATTGA
- a CDS encoding DUF561 domain-containing protein has protein sequence MTRLQQLPVSLQRSLEQRSALKVIAGLMNFDAASVERVARAAGRGGADLIDVACDPALVRLAIEASGGVPVCVSSVEPEQFPAVVEAGALMVEIGNYDAFYPQGRIFDAAEVLELTRRTRQLLPNVVLSVTVPHVLPMDEQEQLAIDLVAAGADLIQTEGGTSAKPFSAGHLGLIEKAAPTLAAAHSISRAVDVPVLCASGLSAVTLPMAIAAGAAGVGVGSAVNCLQDELAMVAVVRGLRDALGSAVATRV, from the coding sequence ATGACCCGTCTTCAGCAGCTGCCCGTTTCTTTGCAGCGCAGCCTTGAGCAGCGCTCTGCGCTCAAGGTGATCGCTGGCCTGATGAATTTCGATGCCGCCAGTGTGGAGCGGGTTGCTCGTGCAGCCGGGCGTGGCGGTGCTGATCTGATCGACGTGGCTTGCGACCCCGCCCTGGTGCGTCTGGCAATCGAGGCCTCCGGTGGAGTGCCAGTGTGTGTGTCTTCGGTGGAGCCTGAGCAGTTCCCCGCGGTGGTGGAGGCCGGTGCGCTGATGGTGGAGATCGGCAACTACGACGCCTTCTATCCCCAGGGCCGGATCTTTGATGCGGCTGAAGTGCTGGAGCTCACCCGCCGCACCCGCCAACTGCTGCCCAACGTGGTGTTGAGCGTCACTGTGCCCCACGTGTTGCCAATGGATGAGCAGGAGCAGCTGGCCATCGATCTGGTGGCCGCCGGTGCGGATCTGATCCAGACCGAGGGCGGCACCAGTGCCAAGCCCTTCAGTGCTGGCCACCTGGGCCTGATCGAGAAGGCTGCCCCCACCCTTGCAGCGGCCCACAGCATCAGCCGCGCCGTCGATGTGCCCGTTCTCTGTGCTTCGGGTCTGTCGGCGGTGACTCTGCCGATGGCCATCGCTGCCGGTGCGGCCGGCGTAGGCGTCGGTTCAGCAGTGAACTGCCTGCAGGATGAGCTGGCGATGGTGGCCGTTGTTCGTGGTCTGCGTGATGCCCTTGGCAGCGCTGTCGCGACCCGCGTCTGA
- the psbZ gene encoding photosystem II reaction center protein PsbZ, with the protein MQFINTLTVLALVVASFALIVAVPVLYASSEDSGRSNRLILLGSAVWVALVLLNWGVSFFVV; encoded by the coding sequence ATGCAGTTCATCAACACGCTGACCGTTCTGGCCCTGGTGGTGGCGTCCTTCGCTTTGATCGTTGCGGTGCCGGTGCTGTATGCCTCCAGCGAAGACAGCGGCCGCTCCAACCGTCTGATCCTTCTGGGCAGTGCTGTTTGGGTGGCGCTGGTGCTGCTGAACTGGGGTGTGAGCTTCTTCGTCGTCTGA
- the ribH gene encoding 6,7-dimethyl-8-ribityllumazine synthase, translating into MATFEGRFSDAAGLRVGIVVARFNDLVTAKLLSGCLDCLKRHGVDVSETSSQLDVAWVPGSFELPIVAQQMARCGQYQVLITLGAVIRGDTPHFDVVVAEASKGVAAVARDTSVPVIFGVLTTDTMQQALERAGIKSNLGWSYGLEALEMGSLMRALPSA; encoded by the coding sequence ATGGCCACGTTTGAAGGACGTTTCTCTGACGCAGCCGGGCTGCGCGTCGGCATCGTCGTGGCCCGTTTCAACGACCTGGTCACTGCCAAGTTGCTGAGCGGCTGTCTCGACTGCCTTAAGCGCCATGGCGTGGATGTGTCGGAGACCAGCTCCCAGTTGGACGTGGCCTGGGTGCCAGGTTCGTTCGAACTGCCGATCGTGGCCCAGCAGATGGCCCGCTGCGGTCAGTACCAGGTCCTGATCACCCTTGGGGCGGTGATCCGCGGGGACACGCCCCATTTCGATGTGGTGGTGGCTGAGGCCAGCAAGGGCGTTGCTGCGGTGGCGCGCGATACGTCCGTGCCGGTGATCTTCGGCGTGTTGACCACTGACACGATGCAGCAGGCGCTGGAGCGGGCGGGCATCAAGAGCAATCTCGGCTGGAGCTACGGCCTGGAAGCCCTGGAGATGGGCAGCCTGATGAGGGCCTTGCCGTCGGCTTGA